DNA sequence from the Chitinophaga flava genome:
ATAATAGCTGGCTTCTCCCCATTTTCTGCCCATCTGAAGGTTGGTGCCGGTGATGTTCATAATGCGTGTATCGTATCGGTAGCGCTGTAGCAGCTGGTCACAAAACGGGAAAAAATCTGCCGAAGGCAAACAATCATCTTCCAGTATAATCCCTTCTTCCTCCTGCTCAAAAAACCAGGTGATCGCTTCTGCCACAGCTACCTTACAGCCTTTGTTGACCTCATTGAAACGTGTGCGCACAGAACAGTCCCAGTCGATCTGGTTGTAGATTTCCCGGGTGGCCTTACATAAGAGGCCATCCTTTTCCACACCTGGCCTGGGCCCATCTGCAGCGATATACAAGCGGGAGGGCCTGACAGCTTTCACCCGGTCAAATACCCGCCGGGCCACATCCGGCCGGTTGAATACCAGTAATAAAACAGGAGATTGCACTGTGTAATGCGCCATAGCAGGCAAATAATGGATAATAAATTTCTATGCTATAAGTAAATTTACCAAATTGCGTTATGGAAAACAAGCTAGGCATGCAGGAAACAAATAAACTGGTCAGTATTATCATCGCCACCTACAACTCGGAAAAATATATCCGCGAGTGTTTGTCGTCCATCCTTTCCCTGGGAGTCAATACCATCGAGGTAGTGATCGTGGATGGTGGAAGTACGGACCAGACCATCGATATCGTAAAAAGTTTCGATAGTCGTATGGTGTCCTGGAAAAGCAGCCCTGATAAAGGTATTTACGATGCCCTGAATAAAGGTGTGGAAAGGGCACGCGGCAAATGGCTTTATTTTATGGGTGCTGATGACCGCCTGCTGCCAGGTTTTGCAGAGATGATGCAATATCTGAAAGATGAACATACTGTGTACTATGGTAATACTACCGAATTTTTTGAGAAAGAAGGTCCGCAATACCTGCTGTTGAAAGGGGAATTCAACAACTACCGCCTGGCCAAGTTTTGTATGAATCATCAAACTATTCTGTATCCTGCCAATGTCTTCAAAAAATATCATTACAATCTGCGTTATAAAGTGTATGCCGACTATGCGCTGAACATCCAGGTGTGGGGCGATAAAACATTTACCAAGATTCATCTCCCTATCACTATTGCCCGGTACAATATGGATGGTTTCTCTTCACTCACGAAAGACAAGGATTTTGTATTTCAACAGGAGAAGTTTCAGCTGGTGAAAAGGAGCATGGGCTGGTTGATATACCTGCGGCTGTTGTCCAGAAAATACAAATACCAGCTGCGCGGAAAAAACTGGGAACAGTAATCGCAAAATCATATGCATCAGCGTTCGATGTAAGTTTTCCAGAAGCCCGGAAACTTAGACCAGGCATGGCATCCCAGCGGCAGCCGGTGATGGTTTAACTCATACAGCTCCGCTGCATTCACCTCAA
Encoded proteins:
- a CDS encoding glycosyltransferase family 2 protein, coding for MENKLGMQETNKLVSIIIATYNSEKYIRECLSSILSLGVNTIEVVIVDGGSTDQTIDIVKSFDSRMVSWKSSPDKGIYDALNKGVERARGKWLYFMGADDRLLPGFAEMMQYLKDEHTVYYGNTTEFFEKEGPQYLLLKGEFNNYRLAKFCMNHQTILYPANVFKKYHYNLRYKVYADYALNIQVWGDKTFTKIHLPITIARYNMDGFSSLTKDKDFVFQQEKFQLVKRSMGWLIYLRLLSRKYKYQLRGKNWEQ